AGCTGGCCAGCTGTCTCAGCTGCAGTCCCAGTTGGGGAAGCAGAGCGACACGACCGCCCGCCAGTTGacgtcgtcttcctccgACCGGGCGGGGcaccccttctcctccccactACTCTTAAACCACCTCGCCTCCCTCGCTCTCTCTATCCCTCCAGTGACACCGACGTCCCTCTTGCCCCCTgtggcgacgcgtcgcgcgcagctcgtcaatACCGCTGTTCCGCAGTTGCAGGTGACGGCGCAGCGGGCGCTCGGCTCCTCCATCACCCTTGCGCTTGTAGGAACCGCGGGCGCATGGACGGCGTTCGCCCCGCCGCTGAGCTACATCAGCGGCGGCACTGCGGTCGGACTTGGCGCTCTGGCCGTCGTGTCCTCCCTCGCCCTGGGACAGGCATGGTGGGCCAAGGGCCAGCGACGCTTCTGGAAGAACTGGAACCGCGTGACGGCcatgctcaaggacgaccTCAGCGCCAACTTTGACAGCAcggtcgacaagctcgtcctcgcccgcccTCGCGTTACCGCCGAAGGGCTGCAGGAGCTCGTACGGAAGCGGGAGGAGCGGCTGAACGTGCTGGAGAAGCGCATcttcgcgctcgaggagcacgtTGAAGCGCTCGAACCCAGCCCCGAAGTCGCGAAGCGGTAGCATAGACAAAAGTATGTATAGCATATGCCTCCTATCGCAGGCAATCGAGGACATCAAGATGCAGATTGTGGTTGAACCGCATGACCCGTCTAGTGGGGTGATCATATTAGAGCAATGGTTATTGTAATGGCGTCGCAGGATCGCAGAACGAATTGGGCTTATTGTGACTAAACGCACAGCGATTACTGTAACACTTGGATTCGCAACCTTCTCACTACCCACCTTGAGCGAGTAACTAGCCTCCCCGACGCTCCCTCCCATCTCCACAGACCACTAATACCTCAAGGTCCGGGCTACTGTACTACCAAACGAACAAGGAGGTCATCACGTCCCTCTCTCAGACGCGACTATAGAAAGTCTGAGCAGCATACAGAGGTACCTTGGCATGCCTGCCTTAGTTGCCGTCAGAGAGTTTGAATGTACCATGCAGTTGGATCAGGTAAGTGCGTTGAGTCCAGGTCGCGATCTGACAGCTAGTAAGCCAGCTCGCTGCGAGTGCTACTAACTGAGCACTTGTGTTAGTTTGTTGTTGGATGGTTTACTGCTAACATGGTCGGCCGAGAGGGTCAACTGTTGTTCATATTGAACCTGCCTTTCGGGCAAAGCCGACATGTCCATCCTCCAATTGACTTGAACCCAGGCTGCGGAATCGCAACTACTCCATCTTCTTTTTCTCCATCTTCAGCTCCATCGTATCGAGCGTAAAGACAACCGTTGGTGCCGACCAACATGGTCAGCGACCACCGAAACGGCTAACCCAAGATTGACACACCACCAAGCCACCAAGACCAAGCCTGAGATCGAAGAGATGGTCGGGATCAACGAGAAGATTGATGTTATCAAGGCCCGACACAACACAAAGGAGCAGGACGATGCCTCATTGGCTACCAATAAGGACAGCGATGGCGAAGATGGGAAGAAAGAGACGCACAACGCGGAGAAcggggaggacgagcatATGCGTTTACGCGATATGAAGGGCGAGTACAGCTACCACAAGCGAGATCACTGGTGGTGAGTTGAGCGCCTGATGGAGCTGATTGCAGGCAACTATGGAGACCTTCCAAgccccctcctccgccgccagAGTCGTTCGCCGACGCACCGGAACTGCCGCTGGCCAAGGCTAATTTCCTTTCGGTGCTCACATTCCATGTGTGTGTCATGTGCAGCTGTGGTCTCTCTGACaggagctgacagcagtggGTGTCGCCTCTGATGCGGTTGGGGTATCAGCGGCCATTGCAGGCGACTGATTTATGGCGGGTCGATCCATCgcgcgagggtgagcgTCCTTAAGCCGAtggagctgacatcagccgATTACATGTCAACCAAGTTCCTCAACAACCTCGAGAACCGACAGGCGAAGGCCAAGGCGTGGAACGAATCGCTGCCAACCGCCAAGCCACCACTGCACAAACGCGTGCGCTGGGCGGCCAAGTCGCTCCGTCCCCTGCCAGACGAGGCGAAGAAGTacgagagcggcgcggggTACGGCGCCAGGCGGGCGGCCTTCGAGGCTGAATGGCGCGCCGACAGTGGGAAAAAGCACGGCTCGATTGCTGGCGCGCTCAACGAGGCTTTTCCCAGGTACTGGCTGGGTGGGCTGTTCAAACTcgttgccgacgaggcgcagcTCATGGCCCCGCTGCTCATCAAGGAGATCATCCGTTTTAGTCAAGCGACATACGCTGCCAAGCGCGGGGTTGGAGAGAAGCCGCACATTGGTCGTGGGATTGGGCTGGCATTCGGGTTACTCCTGCTGAGCATGGTCCAGAGTGTGTGCCAGCACCAGTTCTTCTTCCGGTCCATGACGCACGGCGCCTTGTTCCGCGCAACTCTGATTAGCGCTACATACAAACGTGCACTCAGACTCAGCGTGGGCGCACGGCGCACCCACCCGAACGGCACGCTCATGGCGTACCTCTCCAGCGACATTAGCCGGATTGACTACTGTGCTCACTGGTTCCACGTCATGTGGACCGCACCGATCCAGCTCGCAGTCACGCTTATCCTCCTGTGTCTGCAGATCGGACCAAGTGCCATCGTTGGCTTCGTCGTTTtcgtcatcctcgcgcCTGTCCAGACATACTTTATGCGCACGAGCTTCAAGGTTCGCAAGGGATCTATGGTGAGCCAAGATCCATACGCTCAGCTCATGTCAGAAATGGACAGACGGCCGCTCCAAGCTTCTCTCGGAGCTGCTCGCGAGTATGCAGATCATAAAGGCATTCTGCTACGAGTTGCCTTTCCTGAAACGTGAGCTCCAGGTAGCAGACTaagctgacgacaggccTGGCCTTCGTGCGCGGGCAGGAGATGACAGCGGTGCGCAAGTTATTGTTCATCCGCGCGGGCAACCAGGCGCTCGCGTATAGCGTCCCGGTCATGGCGGCCGTGCTGTCCTTCGTGACGTACTCGAGCACGCACGAGAACATGGACCCCGCGCTCATTTTCACGTCGCTCGCCTACTTCAATCTCCTGCGACAGCCACTCATGTTCCTCCCTCGCGCACTGTCAACGTTGGCAGACGCACAAGCTGCCGTGCTCCGCCTCGAAAGCTTGTTTGAGGCGCCGTTAATGGACGAGAAGGAACTGATCAATCCCGACTTGGACGTGGCTATCCGTGCCAAGAACGCGACGTTCCAGTGGGCCACTGTGCTCGAACCGGAGACTGTCGACAAGGAGAGTGGCGTCGGGGGAAGGGGCGGAAGAGGTGGCGTAAGAGGTGGcaggggaggaaggggcgGTAAGGTGGGGGGGAGAGGCAAGCGGGCCACAGAAACCAAGATGGAACAGAAGaacgacagcgaggagaaggaacCGTTCATGGTGCAGAATCTCAGCCTCGAGATTTCGCGCGGACAGCTCGTTGCGATCGTGGGGCCCGTCGGCGCGGGCAAGTCGAGCATTCTCCAGGGTGTGAGCTTGCTTCTTCTCTTCctgctgacaccagctcctTGGTGAAATGCGGCATATCTCTGGCACAGCAGAGTTCGGTGGCCGCCTAGGATATTGTCAGCAGACTGCGTGGATTCAGAACGCGACGCTGCGGGACAACGTCCTCTTTGGTCAGCGCTGGGACGAGGCGCGCTACTGGGAGTGTATCCGGCGTGCGTGCCTCCTTCCCGACCTTGAGATCCTGCCTGACGGCGACCTGACCGAGATTGGCGAGAAGGGCGTCAACCTTTCCGGCGGGCAGAAGCAACGCGTGAACattgcgcgcgcgctgtACTTTGACGCGGACACTGTGCTGTTCGACGACCCGCTGAgcgcggtcgacgcgcACGTCGGCAGACTGCTGTTCAACGAGGCAGTCATGGGCCTGCGAGCGGCAGGCAAGAccgtcgtgctcgtcacACATGCGCTCCACTTCCTCCCCCAGGTCGACTACGTGTACATGATCCAGCATGGGCATGTGGTTGAAGAGGGGACGTACGATGCGCtcttggcgagcgagggCCCGTTCCGGCGGCTCGTGAAAGAGTTCGGCGGCACGGACGCCAAgcaggaagaggacggccgggaagagggggccatcgaggaggctcctgtcgacacggccgacgccgaggccaaggcgcaTGAGAAATTCATGGGTTGTACTAAGGCGGCTGGTACAGGCAAGCTTGAAGGCCGGCTCATGACGTCTGAGGTGCGCAAGACCGGCCGCGTCGGGGGCAAGGTGTATGGCGCGTACCTCCGTGCCGGCAATGCGACTTGGATGCTCCCGCCGGCCCTACTTTTCGCTGCCGCCATGCAGGCTGGCAGCGTGCTCAGCACAGTGTGGCTCACCTGGTGGGAGGCAGACACGTTCGGCAGGAGCACAGCTTTCTACCAGGGCATGTACGCGATGCTGGGTCTGGCCGCGACGATATTTAtcttcggcctcggtgtTACCATGGGCGTGATGGCCTACTTTGCCAGCCGGAACCTGTACGGCGGCGCAGTGCGGAACGTATTCTTCGCCCCGATGAGTTTCTTCGACACCCAGCCCCTGGGCCGCATCATGGGTGTGTTCGGTAAGGACATTGACATAATCGACAACCAGCTCCCCGACAGCCTGCGGCTGCAGGTATTCACGCTCCTTTCGCTCATCGGCTCGGTCGTAATCATCACAGTCTACTTCCACTACTTTATCGCCATCATCTTCGTCGTAGGGGTTGGATACTGGTACTTTGCGCAGTTCTACCGCACAAGCGCGCGCGAAgtcaagcgcctcgactCGATGCtccgctccctcctctACTCGCACTTCTCCGAGAGTCTCTCGGGTCTGGCCACCATCAGGGCGTACGGCGAGACTGACCGCTTCGTCCGCGACAACTGCTACTACATGGACCTCGAAGACCGCGCGTACATCCTCACATCGAGTAATCAGCGCTGGCTTGCTGTGCGCCTCGACTTCCTCGGTGCGCTGCTGGTGTTTGCGGTCGCGATTATGAGTGTTGCAGGCGGAACAGGACTGAGCGCGTCCCAAATCGCCCTCTGTCTAACGTACATGACGCAAATCACCCAGATCCTGTGAGCTGGAGTAGTCGTGGTAGCTGACCTCAGGGGCATGGTGACGCGACAGAGCGCTGAGGTCGAGAATAACATGAACGCTGTCGAGCGAATCCAGCTCTATGCCGGGCGCGGAATTCCGCAAGAGGCCGCGTACGAGGTGAAGGACGATCCGCCACCGGAGTGGCCGACACAAGGCGCTGTCACAtttgacgacgtcgtcatgTCGTACCGCAAGGGCCTGCAACCGGTCCTCAAGGGAATGTGAGTTggctcctcttcatccaACTGATGACAGTTCCGCCCGCTTCGAGCACGGCGAGAAGGTCGGCATCATCGGGCGCACGGGCGCTGGCAAGACATCCATCACCGTCGCTCTgttccgcctcgccgaacTCACTTCGGGCCGCGTCACGGTCGACGGCGTAGACGTATCGAGCATCGGTCTGAAGCGGCTGCGCTCCGCGATCGCAATTATCCCACAGGACCCCGTGCTTTTCAGCGGGACGCTGCGGACCAACCTCGACCCGTTCGACGAGCATACCGATGCTGAGCTGCATGATGCCATGGGCCGCGCctgcctcctcgaggaggaggcgagtAGGCGGTTCACACTCGACATGGCGATTGATGACGAGGGCTCCAATCTGAGTATCGGGGAGCGGTCGCTGGTAAGCCTGGCCCGTGCGCTTGTCAAAGACGCGCGTATTGTTGTGCTGGACGAGGCTACGGCTGCTGTGGACCTCGAGACGGACGCCAAGATCCAGCAGACGATCCGACGCGAGTTCGGCCACAAGACCCTCCTCTGCATAGCCCACAGGTTGCGCACCATCCTCTCGTGGGACCGCATCCTGGTGATGGATGCGGGACAAATTGTCGATTTCGACACACCGCTCGAGTTGTACGATCGCGGAGGACACTTCCGGAGCATGTGCGAGCGCTCGAGTATTAcgcgcgaggagatcgagcgcgcgcggcagGAAGAGACGTTTAGTTGACCAGTATGGACGATATATGTAATAGTCGTCACATCAGCTCTAGATCTGCACCACGGCTCTATACCCTTACTCCTGGAAGTCGACTGCCCTGCCTCTATACTCCTACTCCTAGAGTAGCCCACTAATCGCGCCTCAACATGTCAAGACGGCGctggaggtcgtcctcctcgttccCACCGCCctggggtggggtgggtgcgcctccgccctcggcgacggcaacGCGGGAGCTAAGCATCGGCTCATTGACCGTCGGGTTGGCCGTCGGCGCGTTCGCGAGCTTCTGTCAGCTCCAATCAAGCCAAAACTCACAGAGTCGCTCATGTTCATGCcaatctcgtcgagcacctccTTGAGGATCTTGTCgctctcgacctcctctccctcgccctcgtcctcgtcctccatggcgtcgtcgaccgcATCACTCATCATCTCTTCCTTCATGTCCATTGTCGCACTCTCCTTCTCAAACTCGTTCATGATCCGCTGGatctgccgtcagctcgtGTCTTGCGGGTGCGTACTtgaggaaggttgagggAACGGTTCATCTGGCCCATAGCGCGGGTGGCTCCCTtcatcgcgctcgccatctGCTCATTCGAACGGA
Above is a genomic segment from Cutaneotrichosporon cavernicola HIS019 DNA, chromosome: 1 containing:
- a CDS encoding uncharacterized protein (ABC transporter transmembrane region), which gives rise to MVGINEKIDVIKARHNTKEQDDASLATNKDSDGEDGKKETHNAENGEDEHMRLRDMKGEYSYHKRDHWWQLWRPSKPPPPPPESFADAPELPLAKANFLSVLTFHWVSPLMRLGYQRPLQATDLWRVDPSREADYMSTKFLNNLENRQAKAKAWNESLPTAKPPLHKRVRWAAKSLRPLPDEAKKYESGAGYGARRAAFEAEWRADSGKKHGSIAGALNEAFPRYWLGGLFKLVADEAQLMAPLLIKEIIRFSQATYAAKRGVGEKPHIGRGIGLAFGLLLLSMVQSVCQHQFFFRSMTHGALFRATLISATYKRALRLSVGARRTHPNGTLMAYLSSDISRIDYCAHWFHVMWTAPIQLAVTLILLCLQIGPSAIVGFVVFVILAPVQTYFMRTSFKVRKGSMKWTDGRSKLLSELLASMQIIKAFCYELPFLKRLAFVRGQEMTAVRKLLFIRAGNQALAYSVPVMAAVLSFVTYSSTHENMDPALIFTSLAYFNLLRQPLMFLPRALSTLADAQAAVLRLESLFEAPLMDEKELINPDLDVAIRAKNATFQWATVLEPETVDKESGVGGRGGRGGVRGGRGGRGGKVGGRGKRATETKMEQKNDSEEKEPFMVQNLSLEISRGQLVAIVGPVGAGKSSILQGLLGEMRHISGTAEFGGRLGYCQQTAWIQNATLRDNVLFGQRWDEARYWECIRRACLLPDLEILPDGDLTEIGEKGVNLSGGQKQRVNIARALYFDADTVLFDDPLSAVDAHVGRLLFNEAVMGLRAAGKTVVLVTHALHFLPQVDYVYMIQHGHVVEEGTYDALLASEGPFRRLVKEFGGTDAKQEEDGREEGAIEEAPVDTADAEAKAHEKFMGCTKAAGTGKLEGRLMTSEVRKTGRVGGKVYGAYLRAGNATWMLPPALLFAAAMQAGSVLSTVWLTWWEADTFGRSTAFYQGMYAMLGLAATIFIFGLGVTMGVMAYFASRNLYGGAVRNVFFAPMSFFDTQPLGRIMGVFGKDIDIIDNQLPDSLRLQVFTLLSLIGSVVIITVYFHYFIAIIFVVGVGYWYFAQFYRTSAREVKRLDSMLRSLLYSHFSESLSGLATIRAYGETDRFVRDNCYYMDLEDRAYILTSSNQRWLAVRLDFLGALLVFAVAIMSVAGGTGLSASQIALCLTYMTQITQILGMVTRQSAEVENNMNAVERIQLYAGRGIPQEAAYEVKDDPPPEWPTQGAVTFDDVVMSYRKGLQPVLKGISARFEHGEKVGIIGRTGAGKTSITVALFRLAELTSGRVTVDGVDVSSIGLKRLRSAIAIIPQDPVLFSGTLRTNLDPFDEHTDAELHDAMGRACLLEEEASRRFTLDMAIDDEGSNLSIGERSLVSLARALVKDARIVVLDEATAAVDLETDAKIQQTIRREFGHKTLLCIAHRLRTILSWDRILVMDAGQIVDFDTPLELYDRGGHFRSMCERSSITREEIERARQEETFS
- the DID4 gene encoding uncharacterized protein (Snf7), producing the protein MNILDTLFGRSMTPAERLRQHQRSLQKAQRELERERSKLEQQEKKTMADIKKNAKAGNMNACKILAKDLVRTRRYMQKFTQMRVQLQAVSLRMQTLRSNEQMASAMKGATRAMGQMNRSLNLPQIQRIMNEFEKESATMDMKEEMMSDAVDDAMEDEDEGEGEEVESDKILKEVLDEIGMNMSDSLANAPTANPTVNEPMLSSRVAVAEGGGAPTPPQGGGNEEDDLQRRLDMLRRD